A window of Microbacterium hominis genomic DNA:
CGGGAACTTCGGGTCGCCGAGCGCTGGGCACGGCATCCGACTTCCCCGAGGCGATCGCGGTGATCACCGAGGTCTACGACGCCCTCGGCTTCGACACCGTCTCGGCGGGTGAGCTTGACGAGTCGTGGCGGCTCGAGCGGGATCGTCCCGGCTACGGAGCCGTCCAGACCGTCGACGAGATGCGCGCGAACCTCGCCGCCGCGAACCGCATCCGCCCCGAAGACGCCACTTGAGCGGGCCTCGACCGACTTCCACGGAGGTCCCGCATCTGCACCGCCGATGGCGCCCATCCCGATCAGTAGTCTGACCGTTGTGAGCGACTACGACATCCTCGAACTCGGCGCACTCGACCGTTGGTACGACTACTACGGCGGCTTCACACCCGACAGGTCTCGCGACGGACGGCGGGTCGTCGACCATGAGATCGACACTCAGTACATCGGGATGACTGCGAACTCCTACGAGCCCGGTGAGGAAGCCGGTTACTGGCACACCCACTCCCACATCGAGGAGCTCTACGTCTTCCTCGCCGGAACCGGCCAGATGGGCCTCGACGACGATGTCGTCGACGTCAGGGCGGGATCGGTCATCCGAGTGGGCCAGGGCGTGTGGCGCACCTGGCGAAGCTTGCCCGATAGCCCCGGCCAGCTGCGCTGGCTCTGCATCCGCGCAGGCGGTGGCCCGATCGCCCACATGCCAGACGACGCCCAGCGAGACGTTGATCGCCCCGCGCCGTGGTGATCCGCGCCAGGCGCGTTCGAACACGGTCGCGCGGCGGTTCGAGCTGTCTGCGGTCGAGCGGAGTCTTTGAGCGCTCGCCCTTCCTGCCGCGAAGAGGGCGCCCCGAGGCGGGAGCGCCCTCTTCGGTGCTGCGCAGGCCGCTACGGGAGCGGGCCGTACAGAGCCGGCGCCGTGCGGGCGTGGGTCGACTGCTCGAATGCGTAGGCGAGGCCGAGCAGGGTGCCCTCCGAGAAGTCGCGGCCGAGCCATTCGAGGTTGACGTTCCCTGAGGCCGCGTTGCCCGCGCCCTGTACCCAGCCCATC
This region includes:
- a CDS encoding cupin domain-containing protein, translated to MSDYDILELGALDRWYDYYGGFTPDRSRDGRRVVDHEIDTQYIGMTANSYEPGEEAGYWHTHSHIEELYVFLAGTGQMGLDDDVVDVRAGSVIRVGQGVWRTWRSLPDSPGQLRWLCIRAGGGPIAHMPDDAQRDVDRPAPW